In Megalops cyprinoides isolate fMegCyp1 chromosome 16, fMegCyp1.pri, whole genome shotgun sequence, the genomic window AGAGAAGACACCAGCTCCAGGTGTTCCCTGAGCTGCTTTGAGACATCCAGCCCTCTCTGCACACCCACCACTTCCACTCTTcccaccctccccacaccccctgaCCTCCCCTCCCCAACCAGACCTCCCACCCTCCCTGCCCCTTCCCACAATTCCAAAACTGCTCTGCCTCAGGTGAAGAAGTGCCCCAGTTCCAACAAGATCGCCCCATCTCTGCCTCAAAACACGGGTCAGTGCCATGTCctcaacagcatttttttcttctcaaaataTGTTCTACACCTCATGGTAACATAACCGGTTGTCTGTCCTTAGTGATAATTTTATATACAATTGAAGATTTATTAAACAAGCCTGTAGATTTTATGGACAGACACAAAGGCTGGCTTTTATCGAAACATGtctgctttctgcttctgttgCGTACAAAAACGAAGAACGTCTCTCGCTTGCTGACTGTGACCATTCTGGTTCCCAGTTAAACTGCCCGCTGCAACCCCTGCCCAGAAGAAAGCAGAGAAGAAACCTGTGGAGCCCATCAAAAACCTGGCGCAAGTTCTAACCCAGAGCTTCACGCTGATGAGCTCCGATGACTGGTGAGCACCTCTCACTTAAATTTGTACTGGAGGCTGGGCCACTATAATAATTCAGCACGCCATCCAGCTATAATACTGGAAACATGCATGTTGCTGGAGCCAGTCTGTAAatgatttttgttcatttttggtgttttgaaccttttcttttcattgaatCAAGGGAGGAGAACATTAAAGGAATGAGGCTAGCAAGAAAGCTGGCGGAGGAACACCCAGATGTCCTGTTGGCCAGACGGCGTGAAGTTTGCCTTGTGCTCATCCTGGAGGTGCCATTTCACTCTCCTATACAATCACAGTACAATCTCTCAGTTGCAACAATGGTCATCTGAACCAAACCAGCTGATTTACTTTAGTCAGCATAATTGTGGCTGGAGAGAAGCCCTGGCGAGTTGATTTGCCATATTTTCACTAAGTTTGGcctgttttctctgaaaagaaaaacttcatTGTGCCTTAGCAGGAACAACAGCTGCCACAATGCTTTGCGGTGCTGATTCGTGTGCTTGTCTTAAGGTCTCGAATCCACAATCCAGCGTGTCCCGGGCTGCAGTGGTTACCCTGGGGACGATGTACGCTCACCTCAGGAAGGCAATGGATCAGGAGCTGGAGAGCACGGCCACAGCACTCCTGCAGAAATTTGGCTTTTCGAATAACGTCATCCGGCAGGATGTGGACGCTGCCCTGGACAGCATGGTGCAGAACTGCACACCCACCCAGGTTATGAAGGCTCTGCTGGCTGGGGGCCTGAGGTGAGTGACTTAGTCAGATAGtaaacattattgttatatCAATAACAGCTAAAACATGCTAAAACAGATGTTCAGGTTGTCATGTAGTCACTGATGTTGTTATTGGTGTGCAGGCACCTGAATCCTGTGGTGAGGaagtgcacagcacagcacctggCCGACCTGGTGGAGAGGGTAGGCGCTGCCCGCTTGCTGTCCGATTCCGCAGACGTGACCGAGCGCATCCTGGCTGCCGTCGCCCGACTGGCACAGGATTCCTCTCAGGATGCCAGGTAGGGTGGTGCTCATTGGCAGACATGGTTCTCCGCCatgaacacatttaatgttTCCTTTTCATGAGGCAAAACTAGTTCATTCAAACCCTGTATTTTTCACCCAGATACTTCGGCCGTAAAATGCTCCGTTTTTTGGCGTCCCATCCTGATTTTGACAAGATGCTGAACAAGTACGTGCCGGCAAGGGATATTCCTGCACTGAAGGACGTTATCAACAAGACGCAGGTACGCTGAAAATCTTGTTGTCTGGTTTGATGCAGTGCTGCATAACCATGatataatgcatttattatgcAGAGACCGAGAAGAAAAGCATTTGTTGTGTGATTCATTGGCTTTTGAACATTATGGTTGATCTGTAATCTGGGTTGGGTCTGCTGTCAGCAGGAATCAGCTAAACCACCACAGAACCCAGCTTCTGCAAAGGGCGAACATGCACTTCCTGGAAGGGGGCCAAAACGTGCAGTGATTCAGGTTAAGCAGCACAGCACGACTGAGAAGGAAGTTAATGACAAGAGCATGAAGGTCCAGATGGGGTCCAGTGACGTCCACCTTCGTGGTGGGGCCATCAACACAGCTTCCAACATGGTGGAGACTCACAACTTGCAGGACATCAGACAGGAAGCGGCCACTGCTGCCAAAGTGTTCATTCAGAGGGACTACAGGTACGGCACTGCCTGCCAGTTCCAGACCAAGTTTCCCTCTGAACTGGAGACCAGGATCGGCAGGCAGCAATTTGAGGAAACGGTGCAGACACTGAATGACCTCTACGCTGAGGCAGAGAAGCTGGGTGGCCACTCATACCTGGAGGGCTGGGTGGCCTGTCTCACGGCCTACACCATCTCCGTGTGTATGGAGACCCGCTATGAGAGGGTCTTGAAGAAGATCGCTAAGTACATCCAGGAGCAGAACGATACGATCTACGCACCACGTGGTCTTCGTCTCACGGATCCCATTGAGAGAGGGCTCAGAGTCATCGAAATCACCATCTTTAACGACTTGAGCACAGGCTCCAGAAGATAAAATGCACCCTCCTTGCACCAGCTTGGAGCCCCTCCCCAACCACTGAGTCACAGCAATCTTGTCAGTCCACCTCGTCACTGTAtatagttaaaaaaataaaaattaaaaaaaataataaaacaatttccTCTCGTCTTTTCGCCTGCTCTTTTcgacatttattatttattgtattcaaCTGCAATTGGGCAAGATGGTTATCTATCATATAGAAACGGATGGAATCACCCACCTCATATATCCATCTTGATTTAAATAAGTTGTACGTTGTTTACTTACTGTGGACCCTAAATATCACTACTTTTATAAATCTCAGCTGTGCCTATGTTTTAATCGATTGATACTGTTAATGTAAACGCCTgttgaaacaggaaaaaaattagGCTAAAGCGCGTTGTCCATGTCCACTTGGGGTCATTGTGAGATCAGTTGCTGTGTTGGTTCAATGTGATCCTGTGTCTCCATGTGGAAAGCTGTGCAAAGCAGCGTGCTGTGTGTCCCTGCATTCTGTAGACCAGTGTTCAAATGAAGTCATTCCTATTGCCTGCACCGACAACTCAAGCCATGGTTTTCACATATTACTTATAATAGCATATATGATCGCTCTTTAATACCTTATTATGTAACGTATTATAAGGTATTAAAGGGCAATCACActgctgtacatttgtttttatacCCTGCCTGATCAATTTGAGTTctcttgggggaaaaaaaaaaaaaaaaaaaaaacttatgaTGGCATCCTCATTGGAATCACAGAATATTTCCCTGATATGACTGCAGTAGTCTCACAGTAAAGTAAAACTAGTAAAAGCACCCACTAAATGCCAATGTAAGAATGCAACGTAATCAACAAGAGACCTAGTTTAAGGAAAATTACCAACAAGACCCAGGTATGCTGTCTGAAGATCTTGTTGACTGTTTTGATGCAGTGCTGCATAACCATGATACACTCATGTATTTTGCAGAGATGAAGAAGAGATGCATTTGTTGTGCGATTcgttgctttttaaaaattatggtTGATCCATAAACTGGGTTTGGTAATCTGTCTTTTGAGCTAAACCACGCCAGAACCCTGCGTCTGCAAAGGGCGGATGCGCACTCCCTGGCTGCGGGCCAAGTCATGCTGTGACTCAGGTCAAGCAGCACAGCATGACTGAGAAGGAGCAGTATGTGGAGGACCTGATGGCGCAGATGGGCTCCAGTGACTTCCGCCTTCGTGTTGAGGCCATCAACAAGGTGGTCACTGATTGTCAGCAGAGGCCCGGCTTGGTGGTGACATGCAAATTCCCAGTGAGTAAATTCAAAATATTGCTTTGATTGGGAGGGTAAGTGCCGTTCTGCTTTTGAGGCAGGCATCTGTAGCCTAAAAAAGCCTTGTACCTGGTCCAAATGTAAGCAATCTAACTTAGTTCAGTGACCAGTCACCATAAGTCTGAGACTCACATGGAAGCTCTTAGAAGAGAGGCTAATATAAGATTAGGTAAATCAGATGAAGTCAGGTATAGGAACAGGTCAAGTATTATGTCAGGCAGTCAATACTCTCTTTAATTTTAGGATACACAGTGGAGAGAGCCTTGACAGCAGCAGTTGTGATCGAGCACAGAGCACTAGAGGGCTGCTTTCAAATCATTTACGAGTGCCTGAAGCAGAAGTGGCCCCACCATACCAGCTACTCATCTCTGCTGCAGATGTGCACACGGCTGGGCTGCTCATACTTCAATGCGCTCAGTGTATGTTTGCCATGCTATCATAttaacacagcactgaatgCTACGTTGTGCTAAATCTGTTGTGTACTGTGAGATCCAATTAGATTTTGTCTTTAGACTGGCtcaaacacaaattacacaagTGCACGCATCATCAATGACATGATTGACATAGTAGGTCTTGAGCTAGCTAAGGAGCTGGTGGCAGAGATGTCCAAGTCTCCAGCCTGGGGACTTATGGTCGACGAGACAATGGACATCTCTGTCACTAAACAGTTGGGGCTTGTGGCCAGGTTTGTTTACTTTGAGTCACAGCACATTTTTACTAGCTTTCTTTATGTTCTAGTTCAATATCATCAACATTTTTTGTGAACTTAAGGTACCTAGGGCCTAATGGAGAAGTAAAGGTCAAGGTGCGGAGCATGAGGAGTGTCAGAGCAGGGGACTCCTCCACCAtcacagaggcaattctggagGCCATGGCAGAGCTGCCGAGGGATAAATTCACTTCCTTTGCCAATGATGGTGTCTCAGCAATGATTGGTACTCAACCACTACCACCCTCCAGAACCCAGACAGCACCTAAGCCCTCtgaaaaacccagggaaaaacCTGCTAAGTATTCCCTGATGTATATGTCTATATATGAGGGATATGTAATAAATGGTTACATAGCAGGATCTTGGTAAGCCTGAATATGCATATTCTCTAAGAGGTGGGGCTCCTCACCCGTCTGTGATAAGGTATTTGATGCCATCGCTGCCAGGCTGCAGGAGTCGAATAGAAAGATCAGCCTGTTTGCCCTGGAGGCTCTGCAGAGCATAATCCCTCTGCTCAAAGATAGTCTAGCGCAGGTCGTCAACATCCTGGTGCCGGCCATTGTGGAAAACCACCTTAACTCCACAAATACTGTcatctgcagtgctgctgtgggagTCCTGGATTGCCTCCTCCATAACCTTGGTGAACTTCTTTTCCACTTAGGAAAACCACATTCCAGAGTCCCCTCAGGTCACCTCTGGTGCCCCAGAGTTGGGGTAATGACAGTCCAGGACATGAGCTTGATTGGGAAGCTTGCAGGTAACTCACAGTTAGGCTTGTCACACTGCACTTAGCCCAGGGCTAAAAGCATTCTTAGAACCTTCTTAGCCCCAGGCTAAGGGAGCTGTTAGCCCCATGATAAGGAAGCTTTCACTTTGGCACAATCCTGACACATTCCAAATTGGGCTAACCCCGACTTTAGCCTAAGGCTTGCTGGCCCTCCTCCAGAGCAGGGTTAGCCCCGAGTTTGTGGGGTTATCCCCTGAAAATCGAATAAACATGGGGCTGaaaggtgccagtgtgaaatGGGGCTAAAGTAAACAATGGACTTTGCGTCACGTGTTTGTTATCCAATCACACGACTTCTTCGTCACGTCATTACAGTACACACATGCTTTATGTTAACATTGTAACTACTGCTAACCAAAAGCAGCAACATTCAGATGTTAAAGGTACCTAGCAAGCCAGCTAActcaaaacagcaataatatgTCCGGATATTGGTGGTCGGAAGTCCGTTCAAGACAAACTTGATGGAACATGCTGCAACAGAAAGGTTTTCCACCATCTGTCAGTGAAGCTAGCCGAGGCAGGTTTCAATAGGATGCcagaacaacacaaacaaaagctcaaaaaatgtaaaaaggaatACAAAGAGGTCAAGGACAATAGAGATTGAAGCCCTGCTAAGGATAGCCCTGAGCTAAgaatatgcagtgtgaaaagccttaGTTTGGGGCAGTAGCAGAATAAACTTGGTTTGGGAATAAATCAGATGGATCGCAGGGTTCAATTTAGAGCAAGTTTGCATATATGCCGTTCCATATATTTTCACTAGGTGAACTGGTGAGTTTTCAATGTACAATAAACTTCACTGAGCTTAAATGACTGCCTCTATCCAATTTCCGCTCTGTCCTTCAGGTCTGGTGACGGACCTGTACCCAAAGAAGCCCCAGTCGGTGGAGCAGAAGGTGCTGCCCCTGCTATGGACGGTCCTGGGCTCTTCCACCAACAGGCACTCCACCGCTGCCCTGTGCCGTGCCCTGTATGCCCAGATGGGTGACAGGCTGAGGGAGTGTGCGGGTTCCAAGTCTGCAGATGTGAACAGGGCTCTGAATGAGATGCTGAGGACTGCCTGATCCTCACGCTTCTCATTCCCTCTGGGTTTTCTTATTAGCATCCACCTTGTCACTGTACGACAACTGCCAACCAAGCACGTTAACAAGTGATACCCTTTAGAACTGCCTTTTTGCTTAGAACTGAAGACTAAAGCTTTGCACCCTTATATCACTATATATAGGTGTGTGTCTTTATTAGAAATAGCTAGACTGGAGCCAGTTTTTACACAGAAACCCTTCAGCGCTCAGGAGTtgaatcactgttttttttccccactaagGAAATTTTATACCTGGTTATAGGTATAAACCAGACTACCCCACTCCTGGGTTtgtatgtgaaatatttaaaacgattaGAAAAAGTGCTGCACATCTCAGTTCCGTGCCTCTCTCAAATTACACAGTTCACTGACGTATAAACAAAATATCTTAAGTCATTAAAGATAATGTTAACGATAGAGCTCAGTAATTTCTGGGAGGAAATAGACACACAATagactttttcatttgtttttggacGAAAGTTGAAGATCACATCTACTGCCCAAACTCCATTTTCCTCATCATCCATTTACCTGTAGATAGTTTTAGCTATTATTAATAGCTATTAACTATTATAAACATTCACTTAGTTAtaatgatagctagctagcttgattcagttttttttttttttgcactctcATGGCCTATGAACCATTTATTACAGCATAAGGTGTTGTAGTGATATGCAGGAAACAGAGACAATTACtttgacatttgtgttttataattCATCATAAAATGTGCAACTGTTTGAATGATAATACAGCAGATACATAGTTGCTAATATAAATGCTTCATCAATCATTTTGTatggaaaatactgaaaaaaatatttaactttattaatatttaactatttaaatttaatatttaacttaacttaaaaacttaaaaacgTATGGTGTTTGGCTTaccaaaaaagtattaaaaagttGATTAACCACTGTAATTTGTAACATGCGCAGTAAAATAttagttaaatatttataagaaaaatattttatcaaaatggACCAACCTCTGAACTTAACAGGACTGAAAATGCctgaaaatttatttatttattttttgaataggaaattaaataaatgaataatggaaaaaatacaatatgaatacatttctaTAAATGTGGAAAtagtaaaagaaagaaaagtatgtccaaacgtttgactggtactgtacatgtacaaacaaataaataaatgaatgaataattacagGAGAGaatatatgtgtacataatgtgaaaaatacaaaataaataaatgcagaaataaatgttaagaataaataaagaagCAAATAAATATGGATCATGTCTTTGTGTAGCCTATTAATTTCGTTATTTCGGCCCGCCatgattaattaataaattaaggATAAACTCACACTTGCACAACTAAATTAATacaacagtaacacaaaataaaagctg contains:
- the LOC118791436 gene encoding golgin subfamily A member 7-like yields the protein MVETHNLQDIRQEAATAAKVFIQRDYRYGTACQFQTKFPSELETRIGRQQFEETVQTLNDLYAEAEKLGGHSYLEGWVACLTAYTISVCMETRYERVLKKIAKYIQEQNDTIYAPRGLRLTDPIERGLRVIEITIFNDLSTGSRR